Proteins encoded within one genomic window of Mycolicibacterium monacense:
- a CDS encoding mycofactocin-coupled SDR family oxidoreductase, which produces MSAVEGPLAGRVALITGAARGQGRAHAVRLAADGADIIAIDICAPVHDTITYPAATAEDLAETVRAVEATGRKVLAREVDIRDLAALEQVVADGVEQFGRLDILVANAGVLSWGRLWEMSEDQWSAVIDVNLNGTWKTIRAVVPAMIEAGNGGSIIVVSSSAGLKATPGNGHYAASKHGLTALTNGLALEAGEYGIRVNSIHPYSIDTPMIERDAMMEIFAKHPSYLHSFAPMPLHRVDSGGKKGLQEFMTAEEVADVVAWLAGDGSATLSGSQIAVDRGVMKY; this is translated from the coding sequence GTGAGCGCAGTTGAGGGCCCGCTGGCCGGTCGAGTCGCGTTGATCACCGGGGCCGCCCGTGGCCAGGGCCGCGCGCACGCCGTCCGCCTCGCCGCCGACGGCGCCGACATCATCGCGATCGACATCTGCGCGCCGGTGCACGACACCATCACCTATCCCGCGGCCACCGCCGAGGACCTCGCCGAGACGGTGCGCGCCGTCGAGGCGACCGGACGCAAGGTGCTCGCCCGTGAGGTCGACATCCGGGATCTCGCGGCGCTCGAGCAGGTCGTCGCCGACGGTGTCGAACAGTTCGGCCGGCTCGACATCCTGGTGGCCAATGCGGGTGTGCTGAGTTGGGGCCGGCTGTGGGAGATGTCGGAGGATCAGTGGAGTGCCGTCATCGACGTCAACCTCAACGGCACGTGGAAGACCATCCGCGCCGTGGTGCCCGCGATGATCGAGGCGGGTAACGGCGGGTCGATCATCGTCGTGAGTTCCTCGGCGGGTCTGAAGGCGACCCCGGGCAACGGCCACTACGCGGCGTCCAAACACGGTCTGACGGCGCTGACGAACGGTTTGGCGCTCGAGGCGGGGGAGTACGGCATCCGGGTCAACTCCATCCACCCGTACTCCATCGACACCCCGATGATCGAACGCGACGCGATGATGGAGATCTTCGCCAAGCATCCGAGCTACCTGCACAGCTTCGCGCCGATGCCGTTGCATCGCGTGGACTCCGGCGGGAAGAAGGGGCTGCAGGAGTTCATGACGGCAGAGGAGGTCGCCGACGTGGTGGCCTGGCTGGCCGGGGACGGTTCGGCGACGCTGTCGGGCAGCCAGATCGCCGTCGACCGCGGTGTGATGAAGTACTAG
- a CDS encoding SHOCT domain-containing protein produces MSTFWRYIRIQLFVLLCGIVGPIFLAIYFATGPDPMLEWMFWTGLLVTAADVLIALGITAFGAHSAARTAELEARGVLALAQITGIHETNTRINEQPLVKLDLSITGPGLTPFTAQDRVVASVSRLPMITNRKLVAIVDPTTNEYQIDWERSALVGGLMPATFTVSEDNHTYDLTGQSGPLLEILQILKAHGIGMNNMVDLRANPAARQQVQAVVRQSAVQQVPAPAAMAPSAPVTAPTGPSTAQRLQELETLRATGAITDAEYAAKRQQIIEAL; encoded by the coding sequence ATGTCGACCTTCTGGCGCTACATCCGCATCCAACTCTTCGTGCTGCTGTGCGGCATCGTCGGCCCGATCTTCCTCGCGATCTACTTCGCCACCGGACCCGACCCGATGCTGGAGTGGATGTTCTGGACCGGTCTGCTGGTCACCGCCGCGGATGTGCTGATCGCGTTGGGCATCACCGCCTTCGGCGCCCACTCGGCGGCGAGAACCGCTGAACTCGAGGCGCGCGGCGTGCTCGCGCTCGCGCAGATCACCGGCATCCACGAGACGAACACCCGGATCAACGAACAACCGCTCGTCAAACTCGACCTGTCCATCACCGGGCCGGGTCTGACGCCGTTCACCGCACAGGACCGCGTGGTGGCGTCGGTGTCGCGGCTGCCGATGATCACCAACCGCAAACTGGTCGCGATCGTCGACCCCACCACCAACGAGTACCAGATCGACTGGGAGAGAAGCGCTCTGGTGGGTGGGCTGATGCCTGCGACGTTCACGGTGTCGGAGGACAACCACACCTACGACCTCACCGGACAGTCCGGTCCGCTGCTGGAGATCTTGCAGATCCTCAAGGCCCACGGTATCGGGATGAACAACATGGTCGATCTGCGCGCGAATCCGGCGGCGCGACAACAGGTTCAGGCCGTCGTCCGGCAGTCCGCGGTGCAGCAGGTGCCTGCGCCCGCGGCCATGGCGCCGAGCGCTCCCGTCACCGCGCCGACGGGTCCGTCGACCGCGCAGCGCCTGCAGGAACTCGAGACGCTGCGCGCGACCGGCGCCATCACCGACGCCGAGTACGCCGCCAAACGTCAGCAGATCATCGAAGCCCTGTAG
- a CDS encoding universal stress protein: MPLGVLIGFDGSPAATAAIEVGGQLLPQAHAWVAQLWTPPFASEPLRRRLRSTVGSASELVERTEREGEREAQRIAVTGTTLARAAGLDAEPLVKRTWGGEGLVLAQLAEQVSADLLLVGSRGLGGAQALMGSVSDMAVHYASRPTLVAPAPMLADEYDALAGGPVVVGWDGSGGARTALSAAQHLFHGREIVAVSVGQGITETPPDGVATEHIDTQAGAKDHFVADTLTGLAAHRRAAAIVVGSRGQSAIREVLLGSVARATLRSAHRPVLVVPGP; encoded by the coding sequence ATGCCGCTCGGCGTGCTCATCGGATTCGACGGCTCACCCGCCGCCACCGCCGCCATCGAGGTGGGCGGGCAACTGCTCCCACAGGCCCACGCCTGGGTGGCGCAGCTGTGGACACCACCGTTCGCCAGCGAGCCGCTGCGCCGGCGCCTGCGGTCCACGGTCGGCAGCGCAAGCGAACTGGTCGAGCGCACCGAGCGGGAGGGCGAACGCGAGGCCCAGCGCATCGCGGTCACCGGCACCACGCTCGCCCGCGCCGCCGGACTGGACGCCGAACCTCTGGTGAAAAGGACTTGGGGCGGTGAGGGTTTGGTGCTCGCGCAGTTGGCCGAGCAGGTGTCCGCCGATCTGCTGCTGGTCGGTTCGCGCGGACTCGGTGGCGCCCAGGCGCTGATGGGCAGCGTCTCCGACATGGCCGTGCACTATGCGTCGCGCCCGACGCTGGTGGCGCCGGCGCCCATGCTGGCCGACGAGTACGACGCGCTGGCCGGAGGTCCCGTCGTCGTCGGGTGGGACGGGTCGGGGGGCGCGCGGACCGCGCTGTCGGCCGCCCAACACCTGTTCCACGGCCGCGAGATCGTCGCGGTGTCGGTCGGGCAGGGCATCACCGAGACGCCGCCCGACGGTGTGGCCACCGAACACATCGACACGCAGGCGGGGGCCAAGGACCACTTCGTCGCCGACACGCTGACCGGTCTGGCCGCCCACCGCAGGGCGGCGGCGATCGTGGTGGGGTCGCGTGGCCAGTCGGCGATCCGCGAGGTGCTGCTGGGCAGCGTGGCACGCGCGACGCTGCGTTCGGCCCACCGTCCGGTGCTGGTGGTGCCGGGGCCCTGA
- a CDS encoding cutinase family protein has protein sequence MGAVPMTLTVIGEGLGFVFRRLHALAGAVALGGAALIGLAGTADAQPQCPDVHWIGAAGSGERGAEVSMNDGMGRVISRSRADLQQLVASDGRTMTSEAVVYPATEVPEDGGILDWAGFISSVDAGTAALANQYATFVQQCPTSKVVLAGYSQGAMVVHRNLHTLGASPNFAGALLIADGDRLPTDPTYNLGSVTSVPGAGKGVAQDWPILAHAPAPLPPHIGARTVSVCELGDAVCDYDPDAEDVTATGVAVHTSYARSTGGGYTWTSPLYQLLGPAAAAAPADTVTVAAG, from the coding sequence ATGGGCGCCGTGCCGATGACTCTGACAGTGATCGGAGAAGGGTTGGGGTTCGTGTTTCGTCGTCTTCATGCATTGGCCGGTGCCGTCGCGCTCGGTGGGGCAGCGCTGATCGGTCTGGCGGGCACCGCCGACGCCCAGCCGCAGTGCCCCGACGTCCACTGGATCGGCGCCGCGGGCTCCGGTGAGCGGGGCGCCGAGGTGTCGATGAACGACGGTATGGGCCGCGTCATCTCCCGCTCCCGCGCCGATCTGCAGCAGCTCGTCGCAAGCGACGGCCGCACCATGACCTCCGAAGCCGTGGTGTACCCGGCGACCGAGGTGCCCGAGGACGGCGGCATCCTCGACTGGGCCGGCTTCATCAGCAGCGTCGACGCCGGCACCGCCGCCCTGGCCAACCAGTACGCGACGTTCGTGCAGCAGTGCCCCACCAGCAAGGTGGTGCTGGCCGGATACTCCCAGGGCGCCATGGTCGTCCACCGCAACCTGCACACCCTCGGCGCCAGCCCCAACTTCGCCGGTGCGCTGCTGATCGCCGACGGCGACCGCCTGCCGACCGACCCGACCTACAACCTGGGTTCGGTGACCTCGGTCCCCGGCGCAGGCAAGGGCGTCGCCCAGGACTGGCCGATCCTCGCGCACGCACCGGCACCGCTGCCGCCGCACATCGGCGCCCGCACGGTCAGCGTGTGCGAACTCGGCGACGCGGTCTGCGATTACGACCCCGATGCCGAAGATGTGACGGCGACCGGCGTGGCCGTGCACACCAGCTACGCCCGCTCGACCGGCGGCGGCTACACCTGGACCTCGCCGCTGTACCAACTGCTCGGCCCGGCGGCGGCCGCGGCGCCCGCCGATACGGTCACCGTCGCGGCGGGCTGA
- the rocD gene encoding ornithine--oxo-acid transaminase translates to MLHAGGAPVTVTDRTTVTDAVIAADHRYVAHNYSPLPVVAAAAEGAWITDVEGRRHLDCLAAYSAVNFGHRHPRIVAAAHAQLDAVTLVSRAFHSDRLAPFCQALAGLCGKDMVLPMNSGAEAVESGIKVARKWGTDVKGVPAGLGNIVVAHNNFHGRTTTIISFSDDDTARRGFGPYTPGFRAVPFGDTDALAAAVDDHTVAVLLEPIQGEAGIIVPPDDYLPRVRRICTDRGVLLIADEIQSGLARTGRTFACDHWDVVPDLYLLGKALGGGVVPVSAVVGDRDVLGVLHPGEHGSTFGGNPLAAAVGSVVVDLLRTGEFQTRAVELGDHLHTRLRGLIGHGVVAVRGKGLWAGVDVDPALGTGKQISLALAERRVLVKDTHGSTLRFAPPLVITADEIDWAVDRFAAVLADRG, encoded by the coding sequence ATGCTGCACGCTGGAGGTGCACCCGTGACCGTCACCGATCGCACAACCGTCACCGACGCGGTGATCGCCGCCGACCACCGCTACGTCGCGCACAACTACTCCCCGCTGCCGGTGGTGGCCGCCGCCGCGGAGGGCGCCTGGATCACCGACGTGGAGGGTCGGCGCCACCTCGACTGCCTCGCCGCGTACTCGGCGGTCAACTTCGGCCACCGCCACCCGCGGATCGTCGCGGCCGCCCACGCCCAGCTCGATGCGGTCACGTTGGTCAGCCGCGCCTTCCACTCCGACCGGCTCGCCCCGTTCTGCCAGGCGCTGGCCGGGCTGTGCGGTAAGGACATGGTGCTGCCGATGAACAGCGGCGCCGAGGCCGTCGAGAGCGGTATCAAGGTGGCCCGCAAATGGGGCACCGACGTCAAGGGCGTACCGGCAGGCCTGGGCAACATCGTGGTGGCGCACAACAACTTCCACGGCCGCACCACCACCATCATCAGCTTCTCCGACGACGACACCGCGCGGCGGGGCTTCGGCCCGTACACACCGGGCTTCCGGGCCGTGCCGTTCGGTGACACCGATGCGCTCGCCGCCGCCGTCGACGACCACACCGTCGCGGTGCTGCTGGAACCGATCCAGGGCGAGGCCGGGATCATCGTCCCACCCGACGACTACCTGCCGCGGGTGCGGCGGATCTGCACCGACCGTGGCGTGTTGCTGATCGCCGACGAGATCCAGTCCGGCCTGGCGCGCACCGGGCGCACGTTCGCCTGCGACCACTGGGACGTGGTGCCCGACCTGTACCTGCTCGGCAAGGCGCTCGGCGGCGGTGTCGTCCCGGTGTCGGCCGTGGTCGGCGACCGGGATGTGCTGGGCGTGCTGCATCCCGGAGAGCACGGCTCCACCTTCGGCGGCAACCCGCTGGCGGCGGCGGTCGGCTCGGTGGTGGTCGACCTGCTGAGGACCGGCGAATTCCAGACGCGCGCCGTCGAACTCGGCGACCATCTGCACACGCGGCTGCGCGGGCTCATCGGTCACGGCGTGGTGGCGGTGCGCGGGAAGGGACTGTGGGCCGGTGTCGACGTGGACCCCGCGCTGGGCACCGGTAAGCAGATCAGCCTGGCCCTGGCCGAACGCCGCGTGCTGGTCAAGGACACCCACGGTTCGACGCTGCGGTTCGCTCCCCCGCTGGTCATCACCGCCGACGAAATCGACTGGGCGGTGGACCGATTCGCGGCGGTGCTGGCCGACCGCGGATGA